From Falco naumanni isolate bFalNau1 chromosome 4, bFalNau1.pat, whole genome shotgun sequence:
ttttacatttaaaatagtgAATTAAAAACCAGATAGCATTCCAGCATGTTATCGCCAAATAAAATCCTGCGTTTTGAGAGCTGTATAGAATTCTGTTTATGTTCcacatagaaattattttctttggaaacaaagaTCTATAGCATCACCTTCACTTACACTGATTTCCACCACAGAAAAGTATTAGCCTGTTGAACACCTTCACGCCAATTCTATAGGaacaaaacttttcatttctcGCAGCGTAAACACCTTCATATCTAGAATCCTCCAGAACACCTAGGGTTTCTCCGATTATCCTTTTAAGTCTACTAAGTTTGATCTAAGAGCAGATGTTATTAGGAGGTATTTTGTACCAGAAACTTAAAATCATAAATAACTGTCACATATGGATTCCCTACagtgatttctgcttttcagcaaaacCGCCTTACAAGGGCTCGTTAAGACGCCTATCCTTTTGGGAAGAACACAGCTCTTATTTCACCATTTAACAGACAGCAGCCTGCTACACCGGACATATGCATGTCATAATGTAGAGAATTTACTTAAActccacccctctccccccaccacACATATGATAAATCTGCACTCTGAGCCaactttaaatacagaataacGAACCAACAATTATCTTGTAAGTGAACCAACACTAGTTTGTATTCTTCCCTGAATAACACttttttgcagaaggaaaataaaaaggactgctacagaaacacagcaacatTCAAaccctttaaaacaaaaggtaGATTATTTAATGCATTAACGATGTTAATCTGAAGATAAATAAATCCACAACAgacttttaagtttcttttgagatttcctttttctttgcagagaatATTTCTGATATTATACAGTACTGAGAGggtgttcttttattttcttaatgtccAGGTGAAAAGCAAAGCTCAGTTCTCTCTGCTCTCTTCGTGGAACTCCTCAATGCCCTATTCCAGGCGTGATTCTTTCATAAGCTTTTACTTGAAAGCGGAGTGGTGAGCAACATTCATTTCAAGAGTAACTGGATGGTTTGGTCCCTGAGTCATCTTCTTGAGAGCCCATGCTCTGGAAAGGagagaattatttcttttcaaaaacagGTCTGAAGGCTTATCTTTGAGACAGACAGTTCTTTGAAGCTAACAGGTATGAAAATAAAGTGCATATGAAATAATGTGcacttcctttttgtttttaagcacGATGTTTATGCATGTATTAATAATATGTAATTAACACTGTAAATACTGACATTCAGTGCAACATACTCACTGCACTGAATCTCTTACATACTCTTACATAATACTAAATCAATTACCTTCTGCACAAACTGAGGATTCACAGTGATCTCTTGATCCATGGCTTTCAGTCGTTCATCAAGCTCTATACATTTcagcatcttaaaataaatatatataagtTGATTATTTTGTCCAGCTTGTACATGATCTTCAAGATATTTTATGGCTGTGCTATGCAGAATCAACAACTTTTCCCATCACAAAAGTTCCATGTCAAAATGTTCTCATCCGTCATCTcccaaacaaaagcagcagaccattttttattctctttattttaatCCACGTCTTCCTAACAAACCCTTTCAAGGCCACTGATAGACAGTCCCATGAGGGTCAACCACCTATAGGCAGGCTATTGACAGCCAGAAGAAGTGGCTTGAAATCTAAAGCTCTAGAAACAATCTTTATAATCTATTCAATTCAAAGAATTTCACATCACCAACATTAAGCCGTCAGTCTTCTGAAACTTCTCAAACTgtacaaaaaatacaacaggGAACACACTGACAGTAACTGACTTACCAATCTAAAACCTTTAAATGCCAGTACTTTGGAGGTGTGAAATCGTCAAATAGTGATTCAAGGTCCTCAATCTCTGCGTGTAAATTACCTACACTGGCTTCTCCCAGCAGTTCTCTGATTACAGACTAAGATTCTTCAGTAGGAATTGCAAAAGCAGTTACTATTTTAAAGATTTACCTCCTGATCAATGTTATGAAGCATAGCAGGATTGTTATATTTTTCAGGATTATCATGGAAACAGACCATACCATCTTTCTGATTAATACTTGCAAAGATTTCACCATCTTCTATCTGAAATGAGAGAGGGTTTAATGTAAGGTATCACTAAGAACAGAATTTCAGGTAACTACAACACACAGACTCCTTGTGGAATCATCTTTAacttgtttagtttttatttcctaaCAGCTTCCTGAAGACAAATGATACTTTCTGCCTAAGATAGGGCATGCATCTTTTAAGACTTGTTTAAGTCTTAAAAGAACACTCTAAATGCCACAGCAGACTGACAGTATTTCCTTCACTCTGAAAAATAATGGTTCTTCAGCCATTCAGCACACACACTGCCAATCTAAACACTTAAAGACGTCTTACGTTGgatcaatttttaaattaggaTAGTTTAGCCAAGTCACAAGACTTACCATGTGGAGGAcgtatttttctgcttcttgggGCCCTGACAACTGCACTCGACTTGCCATGTCTTGTAATGACAATGTTAAAAAAgtctgaaattcagaaagtaTCAAACCATTAAAACAAGATGTTAAGAACTTTCCCTATCCATCCTCCACGGCCTATGCAATCTTATTTTTGAAGTCCAATGGGAACCAACAAGTGGAACACCTAGTTATTACTTATAAAAGCACCGTGAGAGCGGAGTCAGTTCTTCCTCCAAAGACATTAATTTGTTAGTTTAGTCTGTACACATGCACAGTGTAATGGGAGTCACGACTCCATCTCAGCAATTCCTTTTTACCCCAGACACAGTCCTGACATGTCCAACCTCTTCCCTCACCTTTTTACATGAATAAGGTGACCTTCCATCCCTTGAATTTCCTTCAAGAGATGCGCGCATTGCATTCCTTCCGAGGTTAGTTCTACTGCAACAGGCATCATTTGAGCTTGCCAAAAGAGAGCTTTCCCCTGATCATCTTTAAGGATTAATCTGATCTCTCAGCTGAAGGAGCATATCACTCcactgcttctgttttttcttttacttcagacaCTTCCAAAATCTGTCCTATTCACTCACTCTTCTCTAATGAAGTAGCCTGTGAAGTTcagttttcctatttttcaaATAGAGATGCAGGTCATTGGGTAGCAGTGCTTAAAACTTCTTTGATTATGTATGAAAATCTCATGGGCAAACACCTCTGACAGACATATTGAATCACCTTTTAAATAGTACGTAAGTAGCCAAATGAATTGGTTTTTCTATACAGAACATTTTagtctcatttttttcagagacacAAATCTTATTTTTAGTCATTTCTGTGACATTACCACATTATCATTTTGCTGTGAAtttaatacatttcagaaatacactCTGAGAAAAACTATTCACAATTtctcagcaaaacaaagcccCTACATCTTACCTTGGTTAGCCTCTGAATATTCTTTTTGTAGAGAGATGACAAGCATTGCTTAACCAGCCCCATATTGTTATCCCTTGTGAATGTTTCACTGTGTTTGTTCACGAGATTTCGAAGCTCCGAGGGTTTATTGGTTGAATAAACTTGCGCTAATTCATGGTAAGCATTGCTAAGGGGCTGCAATTAGAAAAGTGAGAGAACCCTCCTTAAAAGAACAGCATGTTCAACCAGCTTCACAAAATCTATTCGCTGCTTCAACATTAGCAGCCATGCAGTCATAGAACTAAATTTAAGTAGGTCAAGAATCTCGTAAAAATACACAATGCCCATACATGGCTTCATGGCAGTGATAGATCCTCATACACTAAATCTGTACTACTGCAATATAAGATGTAGTAAACATCACTCAAGGAACTCTGTGTAACAGTACTAGTTACGGCAGTGCAAGGAAGAGTCCGTGAGCTGACCAGCATACGAAGTAAGCTGAATTCAAGGCAAGTAGCATATTGACTAGTCACAGCCCATTATATTTGTTCTATCCCCTAATACACTGTCATCCTTGACCACAACACATCACAGCACGGACAACACAAACTTAGAAGACTAGTTCACCTGAATTACTTTAAAATGGCAATTGTTTGAGCTTGCCTATTAGTATCTGAAGTTAGAAGATGATCTTTGGAACTCTAAAAGTTTGGTCACAAATCAAcaaagtattaaataaaaactaactttttaaagtgtgttaTTTACCTAGGATCAGAACTCCCTTGCTAGCAGTTTTGTCCTCCACCCTACACCTCCTAATCAGAACGCTTATGGACTCCAAACTTGCAggtttttcagaagcttttactCTTTATAAAGCTGGAGTTTTGGAACAAACCATTTAGCATTTCATACTTTAGCTGGATGAAGTTACAGGTTGAATGTTTTTACAGGGACACTGCATATTGAAAGCCAAGTGAAATTTGAGTCTTGCTTGAGTTCTAACATAAAACACTATCAAGGGATGTGCAGTATCAGTGAAGAGAACATTGGTAAGTACTACTCAACcctgaagttttttttaaagttaagtTTAAAAACCTGTATCGccaatatgaaaaatacagtttgtaaCAGATGTTGAAGTTGCCATACAATCTTCAGCTACCATACGCTAGAAAGGCAGCAAGAGGTTGTACTCCAGCACATTATGCATTATTTCCCGTGATCTGCGGTGTTAAAGTAGTACCATCAAGTGagggtaggaaaaaaaataatttacaaattcagatttttttattctattatttAGCTGTATTCACAAGACTTACCTTAATGAATCTACCAACTATCTGGGAAGTATATTTTGGTAGCTGCTGAACTTTGCCAAGTAGTATCAAAGAAACTAGAATATACTTTTTATACGATTCCAACATAATATGACTGACTGCCATGGCTGGAGTAGTTATTGCctaagcaagaaagaaagaaatggaacagaaatttAGGATACTTACTGGTAAATCCTGGTAGCTACCACATTAACAAAAATCTCAGTTTAAAGCTGCGTGCAGAAAGGATACAGTGACATATGAAATTCACCTTTGAGCACTAAAGCTTAAGAAACTTCTGTCAAAATTATCAAAAAATGCCCTAAAAAAGTAAATTCTATACAAACTACTCAAAACATAGCACATTACAGTGATGCCTACCTTAAAATAACCCTGTTTAGATATAGACCAAGGAAAGAAGCTTGGATTTGATCTTAAATTGTACTAGAAACCACCTGTAGCTACTTGTTACCAGGAGTGATTATACGGTTCCTGTAGAACCTGGATTTACAAAGATCCTTAACAAGGTTTTATAAACCTATTAAACCATCAGAGCTCCTATTTAAGTACGCTGAAAGAGGTCTGCAGAATAGGGAAAAGGAATTTTAGTTTACTGTGATACTGCTAGCTACTCAAGAGCTGACCCTCgtttacagaaaagaaaaatgccacaCCAGTTTATTTTGCACATTTGACAACATTTCCCTCTTGTACACACAGAAAGTTTTCCCAATTTTGtgattttctcctctttcacagaaaaagtaaaaacataaaatattgtaatagCCCTGAAGAAGTGTAACTCCCCTCATAAAATTAGCAAGGTCTTAGCAAAACCACTAggctattttttctttaagaacacACAATTCTGACTGTCAGCCTGTGAACTGTTTCTATGCTAGCAGTAATAAGCAGGCATCTGACAAATATTTATAGGGAGATAAATTTAACATCAACCTTTGAGTTGCATAGTTCTATGGTGGAATGGTTACTTGGCTGTAAGAGACCTTCTTAAAGGAAAACACCCCTAAAGACTTAGTTTGTTACTTCATATGCTGAAGAGTACAGAAGAGCTAATAGTGATACTAACCCAAATCAGTTTTTACGTATCGCTATGACGAACACATGCTAAACCAAAACCTATGTGAATGATGAACAACGGTATAGATCTGTTAGCAGAATTATATCCTTAAggttaaatatgaaaataagtgGAGGCTGCTTGTACATTGTCAGGTTTACAGCTTTTATTACTATCCTCAGTGACAGTTCAAAGATGATACGTTCTCTCAGCACTATTACACATGCTACTTTTGCCTTTCAATTGATCACACTTTAGACttaccattttatttaaagttacCTGTTCATAAAAGTAGAGTGCTCTTTCAAAGTTCTTTAGCCCAGTGTATATCATCCCACCATAGTAGTAGTAACATAAAAAGTGCTTCGCATCATATGCCCCATTCTCTTTACAAATATCCATCATGTCCACATCTAGATACGGGAGGGCAGGTTTAAAGCATTTTGCTAACAAACAGAgctacaagaaaataaatcaagtttTCGTAAATTAGCCATTTCCATTCAAATTTCCATAAGGAAGAAGTTGAAACCAagttcatagaatcacagaatggtagAGGTTGTACTATTTAATAAAGCTCACTCCTCCAAGAGTGGAAAAACAGTGCACGTCAGTAGTGCTGTTGCACAAATTATTCATGATACCCTTAACACTGATTGTGAACTGTTACAAATTATATGAATCCTTAAGAAATTAGACTTTGACAAAGTTGCTTGTAACTCCAGGCCTTCCAGACTACCGTGTTGGCAACACTAAATATTGCACTAAACATTCCTGTCCAACCCTAAATCCCAGGAGCCAAGAATGAGACACAAGTGCAAATTCAGGCCAAAGACACAGAGACAAACATGCCTTCTGTCAAACCTGAGCAAACAGTAACTGGATGTTACGCTTATACTGCCTGAGACAAGCTGTGTGTGACTTTCAGCTCAGAGAGAAGGGATGCCAAAGAACTTTCAGAagttacaaacaaaaccaaaggatCTGGGGACATGCGCTgaacatttaaaacagaagggatttttttttcagtatatcatattatttattacttgggggaaaaaaacagttaaaagccatttttacaTTGCAATATGTGAACATGCATTTCCTCAAAGGGTTATAGGTATTTTATAAGCATTTACTTTCATAAAAAGCCCTTACGCATCCCTTACCTGGCAGAGATCTGCATGTATTGAGGTCAGCTGGTTTGTGTTCATCTGCATCTTGTCTATGGCTTGTCTGAGAATGCTAATTCCTCGCAGGGGCTGTCAGAAATTACATCTCTTTCAGATAATTTCTCATAGATGGCAGCACATTGGATCTTATGTTGACacttacaaatgaaaaataacactaATTGACAGGTTCCATTAAGTAATACTTAACTTGAGGTTCCCTTTTTGTAGGATACTGCAGtctcccagaaaataaaattaaccttGGCTATACAACTTCTCCTGATAAACTAAATAAAGTGATCAATTCTGATCCACAAAGCCAGCCTCATCAGAAGTACAGTAATTCATAACAATAAGAAAACCTTTCTTGACTCCATGGCACCATCTAAACTCCCACCAAGTAACAAAGGCAAGGCTCTCACCTTACTACACTTAGACCAGACTTGATCTCTACTTCTATTTCAGGCTAGATTTCACTGAAGTGGCCTGAAAACGTCAGTATCTTAGCAACAAAAACACTGGTCAAAAAGCAAGtttcctttacattttaaagcatttcattaAGAGCATTATATAACACTGGTGAGAATAACACTGAAACTAGCATCACTGACTCACCAACGCTAATAATTTTTACAACCCTCTCCTACTCACGCACACACTGTCTGAAGAACATTCTTGGTACTACACACCTCCTAGTTTGCATGACAGCACGTGTTTTCAGGTGACTCTTCCCCCCAAGATTTACCTTCCTTACGCTTTTCTTAAAGTAATGTTAAAATCTTGGTTTAGGTTCATTACCTCTCAGTAAACTTAACAAGTAAGGAActgcacaaaaatatttaatgtgaaGTTAGTGGCAAATCTTTATGAATTGAATAAGAGACTGCTAACATCCCCTTTAAGAGCCTGGATGTGTAAGTAGTTTATTTGTACTAGATGACACTTGCTTACCTGTTTTCTCTCCACAAGGGCATTTGTTAACTGGTGGCACAGGCCAGCAactaaaaacagtaaaaagcaaacaaaaaaaacgaacacagtgaaaaaacagtaaCACCAAACTATCCAAAACCACACAAAGTCCAAAAGTAAGCTTAACTTACAAGTGTCTGTTGCATATCTAATGTGTTCCCCGTTGCAAGTGCTGATAAAAAGCTGCACCTGTGAGAATAACGTTTCGAAGTCAGGGATGCTGGGCATAGAAAACTTGACAAAcctaaaacaagcaaacaaacaagaagtttAGCACTTAACAATGAAGATGAAGCTTTTTTATTAACCTCCAAATGTCAAGTCTCTGTAAGATACACGTAGATGCTTGCAAACAGATCTGAAGTGTGTACGACAGATGGCATACAATTTCCTCAGGAGCTGCACAACATTCGAAAATACActttccacacacacccctattCTCAGTCTCGTGCAAGTCACAATTTAGAACAAACTATGGTGAACAAAGATCACTTTATCTGGCACAATAGTTACAATCATAATAGAAACACTGGCTAAGGATGGTGAATTGTAATACTCGGCCACACAACTTCTCTGGACGCTTCTGCCTATCCTACATCCACCTCTTCCTTGAATGTGCTCAACTATTCTCAACTATTAAATTATTAGATGTGTATCTCTTGTTAGGAGCTCTTTCTCTTCACTTCCAGTTCCTCTCCATCTCCAGGGGTTGCGTAGCACCCTGCCACCTTGCACGTTGCTTCTTCTGTAAGGTGAACTATGATTACGTTCATCTGAGGACAATGAAAACTCTAGCTATGCCTCCCAGAAACGTcataaaaacatacagaaaaaactCTGTTTAATGCTGTTGGAAGGTACACAACCCTGCCCATACTGCCGTTGCTATACACTGTAATATGCAATTCAAACCTGCCTAGATCATGACCTATCCTTCCCCACAAGGCTTATTATGACTGTCCAGGTTACCCGCTGTCTCTGTCTCCCTTCCAAGTCTTATTCTACCAGCACAGGAGTTTGCCATGCCACACTTCCTGCCAGCAGAGCTTTCCTATATGCTCCACTGATACCATCCCttcaaataatatattttacatattatttCTTATAAACAGTTATCTTCTTCCTCCACTTGTTTTAACGACTGCTTTCATATACTCTACAATGATTCTGCTAACACAGTACTAACGCCCTGCTTTTTGCAAATTCCATAATGCATTTTCCTGAGATGCTAGCGAATTGTCATATTAAGTGCATTATCTCTATGTATTACAgtcattttgtttcaaaaggaTAATAGAATGAATGTCTTTAgaacagaactttaaaataatagtaGAACCTGTAGATGCTTCACTTGTGGTTAGGTATAGCTAGAAACAATAGTTTGAGCTTCAGGGCCAAATATCTTTACCCCTTACCTCAGCATCACCAAGACAATTCAAGTATTATCTTAAATTACAGACAGCAACAAGACCCTCAATGCTGTCTAGAGACAAATACCCAAGAACTATGATAAGAACCTAAGCTTCGctggagaagacaaaaaaaaacccaccagaaaaaacaaacagggtTGCTTCATGCTTACAGTTCAGCACATTTATGCCCTGCCAATCAAGTTTCAAAAGTTAGTTTTATACCTTTTTGCAGaacacatataaaaaaatacttaaagacATAAATAAGAGAAATAGATACAGCCTTAAGGAAAACAACCCCTCAATATTACCATTTGACAGTAATGGCATTTACAAGCtccagaggggttttttttccttttggaaatacAAATTTGCCTTGGTATTTTTACTAACAAAACATGCATCATTGAAGGAAACTAAGCACCATTCTAAGAAATGCAAGGCACACTTACAAGACAGCAAGAACACCTAATGAGTGTTCCTGCACATCCAGGGCACCAAGCACCGTATCCAGATGGGAAAGATTTTTTGCTAGCAGTTCTCCGCTTTTATTGATCAGTTCACAAAGCTGGGTCATTTGccctgaaatacaaaacatcaTTGTCAAACTCTAATTAGAGAGCACTCATGCATTCCCATACTTCTGGCTTACACCTTCCTTCCCTATATAACCTGAGGAAAAAGTAGCACCACCCAGagaatttacttttctttaataCAACAAGCATTCATTTTCAACACGAGGTACCCACCACATGTTTTTTTACCAGGTGACAGCTAAGCTTCTGGCCTTTGGGATTGCAAAGGAAGGCCCCAGAACACAAACACAACATGAAAAGTGGCATCAGCTCACCTCGTTAGAGATGGGGCTTCAGGGTCTTGTATTAACGCCAGGCTCTCTCTATGCCAAGTCTACAAAACTTTGACCAGTGTACCGTGATGCCAAATTTTGCCTCATGTGGGTAAATCTATCTGCACTTGTGCCTTCTAGGCATTAcgggaagaaacaaaaccaaaacagtacAAAAAATAGTGTCCTCCTCTTTCTAAACCATCCAGTACCAGAGCTTGTTCCTTGCTGCTTCTCAAGTGCCCTATCCACTTTTCACGTCTGCtcataagcattttttttttgaagtagaCATTAAAGTTACAACTAGAGCACCTACAACAAAAGAACTTAAATATCTGTTCTTAAATTTACTTTGCATACTAAAATGTACAATgtcattttatttgctgtgagCTACGAGCACAGCATGAAAGGCGACTATTTTGTATTAGGAAGGTACAGCACGCCTGAAAAACCTTACAAAGGAAGCAGATCAATTGCGACGAACTGATTTCAAACTCTTCCTCCCCCCACAATTACTTGAATCAAAACTAGGCCTTTCTGAAGCGGAGTATTGTTTCAACGTTCAATCCATGCAGATTAGGGAGAGAAAATAGGTTCTCTCACCCTCACAAAAATCTTTGTGAAATGAAGAATAGTGCCTCTATTTACAGAGGTTTATGCTATCCTCGGTGCTCTGgccttttcctttgaaaaagaaaacctgggaAGCCCTAGCAATGAAATGTTATCTTTGAAGTAAGAGGGATCAGAAGTTCCAAATGGGGGATCAGAGTCCAGGAACTCCAGAAACACATCCCCAAGACCACGCTCTCCATACGTAATTAACACTCCAGGCATAAGCATGGAAAGGAATAGGGCTTCTAAAAGGCTCTGTGGTTTGATAATGGTATTCAGGCATTGCAATACTTGAGTTCTGCTGTCCTCCCTAGTAGAGAAATCCACCCATTCTACAGTTATCATCTATCACTCCActaaacaacaaagcaaaaacccaCCCCAACAACCTTCTACCCACAAACACACTTTGAAGAACTTACAGAGTAAGTAGAAATACCCATACCAGGCCCAACTAAATCTCCATTGATAACCACAAACCAACACACGCACACAGACCTCTGCGTGCTCTCACAACCTCCAGCTGCCTGTCTGGTGCCTGGATTTACTTTCTCACAGAGAATGTCTACCCAGCGAGTGCCCACAAGGTGAACCAGCCCCCCTTGAACCTTCTGCATCCATAAAACCTTGTAATAAAAAGTTCTCCAGCTACATTACACATGTACAAAGAAATCGCCTTTCATCTGGTTTGTACCTGCACCTTACGGGTATAATGTGCCGCTTGTATCCGATATCCCCTGTAAAAACGCTCTGTATTTAATAAGTTAAACCAAAGTATGAGAAAGATGAAGCTCCACCCAAAAGTAAAGCCTGGGGCCACAGCGGAAAGCATCAATTTTTGATCAGTTCCAGGGAGCAAACATCCCACACACAGAGCAAGGGTCAGACA
This genomic window contains:
- the COPS3 gene encoding COP9 signalosome complex subunit 3 isoform X1, encoding MASALEQFVNSVRQLSAQGQMTQLCELINKSGELLAKNLSHLDTVLGALDVQEHSLGVLAVLFVKFSMPSIPDFETLFSQVQLFISTCNGEHIRYATDTFAGLCHQLTNALVERKQPLRGISILRQAIDKMQMNTNQLTSIHADLCQLCLLAKCFKPALPYLDVDMMDICKENGAYDAKHFLCYYYYGGMIYTGLKNFERALYFYEQAITTPAMAVSHIMLESYKKYILVSLILLGKVQQLPKYTSQIVGRFIKPLSNAYHELAQVYSTNKPSELRNLVNKHSETFTRDNNMGLVKQCLSSLYKKNIQRLTKTFLTLSLQDMASRVQLSGPQEAEKYVLHMIEDGEIFASINQKDGMVCFHDNPEKYNNPAMLHNIDQEMLKCIELDERLKAMDQEITVNPQFVQKSMGSQEDDSGTKPSSYS
- the COPS3 gene encoding COP9 signalosome complex subunit 3 isoform X2; amino-acid sequence: MQMNTNQLTSIHADLCQLCLLAKCFKPALPYLDVDMMDICKENGAYDAKHFLCYYYYGGMIYTGLKNFERALYFYEQAITTPAMAVSHIMLESYKKYILVSLILLGKVQQLPKYTSQIVGRFIKPLSNAYHELAQVYSTNKPSELRNLVNKHSETFTRDNNMGLVKQCLSSLYKKNIQRLTKTFLTLSLQDMASRVQLSGPQEAEKYVLHMIEDGEIFASINQKDGMVCFHDNPEKYNNPAMLHNIDQEMLKCIELDERLKAMDQEITVNPQFVQKSMGSQEDDSGTKPSSYS